In Dermacentor silvarum isolate Dsil-2018 chromosome 2, BIME_Dsil_1.4, whole genome shotgun sequence, the following proteins share a genomic window:
- the LOC119440144 gene encoding adult-specific rigid cuticular protein 15.7, with protein MATVAREAKKLPQQTGGQIVIATLTACVSAGGQFGFQGYGRPYGDPLVGSATGGSFAAAQPIYPPQPYSFGYDSVDELGTQTYRKEQGDASNAKKGSYGYRDAFGMFRRVDYVADQYGFRANVHTNEPGTAPGGSADAVFDAKPRAASAALIQGAASGHHHHHAPAGAGFGGFSGPLPWAG; from the exons ATTGTTATAGCCACCCTCACCGCCTGTGTCAGCGCTGGAGGCCAGTTTGGCTTTCAAGGCTATGGCCGTCCCTACGGTGACCCCCTGGTTGGTTCTGCAACAGGAGGGAGTTTTGCTGCTGCTCAGCCAATCTAT CCTCCGCAACCGTACAGCTTCGGCTACGATAGCGTCGACGAGCTCGGCACGCAGACCTACCGCAAGGAGCAAGGCGATGCCAGCAACGCTAAGAAAGGCTCGTATGGGTACCGTGATGCTTTCGGCATGTTCCGACGCGTCGACTACGTGGCCGACCAGTACGGATTCCGTGCCAACGTGCACACCAACGAACCCGGCACGGCGCCCGGAGGCAGCGCCGACGCCGTGTTCGACGCAAAGCCCCGCGCCGCCTCGGCTGCCCTGATCCAAGGAGCAGCCTCTGGTCACCATCATCACCACGCACCTGCGGGCGCAGGGTTTGGAGGGTTTAGTGGGCCGCTGCCCTGGGCTGGTTGA